A stretch of Usitatibacter palustris DNA encodes these proteins:
- the tcuB gene encoding tricarballylate utilization 4Fe-4S protein TcuB has translation MQSLIDQVAAESGLTPGESEVARQMVICNACRYCEGYCAVFPAMERRLEFGRGDVQFLANLCHDCGACLHACQYAPPHEFAVNVPAAMAAVRSTTYEAHAWPAAFGALYRRQGAWVAAALAGGLALFFLLGLARNGTLAGAADGRGNFYSVFPHGLMVTIFGLASLWIVLAFAIGVVRFWRGLPVRNDPVSMTAATVDAAGAALTLRYLDGGGDGCNVEDDRPTHWRRRFHHLTFYGFALCFASTSVATLYHYALGWPAPYPYLSLPVVLGTVGGVGLLIGPLGLMVLGGRRHPMQSHRAQKAMDHGFLVLLFATSLTGLLLLFLRETAAMPALLAVHLGIVLALFATLPYGKFAHAVYRVAALAKDAIEKRQPRHFDVGSEP, from the coding sequence GTGCAGTCGCTCATTGACCAGGTGGCGGCCGAATCCGGACTCACGCCCGGTGAGTCCGAAGTCGCGCGCCAGATGGTGATCTGCAACGCGTGCCGCTACTGCGAAGGCTACTGCGCGGTGTTTCCCGCGATGGAGCGGCGCCTCGAGTTCGGCCGCGGCGACGTGCAGTTCCTCGCGAACCTCTGCCATGACTGCGGTGCGTGCCTGCACGCCTGTCAGTACGCGCCGCCGCACGAGTTCGCGGTGAACGTACCCGCGGCGATGGCCGCCGTGCGCAGTACGACGTATGAGGCGCACGCGTGGCCCGCGGCGTTCGGCGCGCTCTATCGCCGCCAGGGCGCGTGGGTCGCCGCTGCGCTCGCCGGTGGCCTCGCGCTGTTCTTCCTGCTGGGCCTCGCGCGCAACGGCACACTTGCGGGCGCCGCGGATGGGCGCGGAAACTTCTACTCGGTCTTTCCGCACGGCCTCATGGTCACGATCTTCGGGCTCGCGTCGCTGTGGATCGTGCTCGCGTTCGCCATCGGCGTCGTGCGGTTCTGGCGCGGACTGCCGGTGCGTAACGATCCCGTCTCGATGACGGCGGCCACGGTGGACGCGGCCGGCGCTGCGCTGACGCTGCGCTATCTCGATGGCGGCGGCGATGGCTGCAACGTCGAAGACGACCGGCCCACGCATTGGCGCCGGCGCTTCCACCACCTCACGTTCTACGGCTTCGCGCTGTGCTTTGCCTCGACGAGCGTGGCGACGCTCTACCACTACGCGCTGGGCTGGCCCGCGCCGTATCCGTACCTCAGTCTTCCGGTCGTGCTGGGCACGGTGGGCGGCGTGGGTCTTCTCATCGGGCCGCTGGGCCTCATGGTGCTCGGCGGACGGCGGCATCCGATGCAATCGCATCGCGCGCAGAAGGCGATGGATCACGGCTTCCTCGTGTTGCTCTTCGCGACGAGCCTCACTGGCTTGCTGCTTCTCTTCCTCCGCGAGACGGCGGCGATGCCGGCGCTGCTCGCGGTCCACCTGGGCATCGTGCTCGCGTTGTTCGCAACACTCCCCTACGGAAAGTTCGCGCACGCGGTCTATCGCGTCGCGGCGTTGGCGAAGGACGCGATCGAGAAACGCCAGCCGCGCCATTTCGATGTCGGGAGCGAACCTTGA
- a CDS encoding D-2-hydroxyacid dehydrogenase, with the protein MSAPVQILMSKRAAGHFGAGVATAMGERPYRIVLLEDVPADGSPCAIDVALLSRDVTGRSGKFKITEALAHFLDVLARSPNLAWVQTHSAGTDRPTWKPIKARGIRLTTSSGMATTVALSAVGGIIALARRFPDLADAQRRHAWEPLLEERAPRDLAGQTAVIAGLGPIGTEVARLLKAVGLRVVGIRRAAQPHLHCDETAAYGDLAKYLPKTDWLVLACPLTELTRGLVDAAAIASLPKGACIVNVARGEVISEQAMIEALRDGHLGGAWLDVFEYEPLDPASPLWDLPRVMISPHSSGAADGNYARAGAVFLDNLARWREGRPLANEASRLEAS; encoded by the coding sequence TTGAGCGCGCCGGTCCAGATCCTCATGTCGAAGCGTGCCGCGGGACATTTCGGCGCGGGTGTGGCCACGGCGATGGGCGAGCGGCCTTATCGCATCGTCCTGCTCGAAGACGTTCCGGCCGACGGCTCGCCGTGCGCGATCGACGTGGCACTGCTTTCGCGCGATGTCACCGGGCGCTCGGGGAAGTTCAAGATCACCGAGGCGCTCGCGCACTTCCTCGATGTGCTCGCGCGATCGCCGAACCTCGCCTGGGTTCAAACGCACTCGGCGGGAACCGACCGACCCACGTGGAAGCCGATCAAGGCGCGCGGCATCCGGCTCACGACGTCCTCGGGGATGGCGACCACGGTCGCGCTGAGTGCGGTGGGCGGCATCATCGCGCTCGCGCGCCGCTTTCCCGATCTCGCCGACGCGCAGCGCCGTCATGCGTGGGAACCACTGCTCGAGGAACGCGCGCCGCGCGACCTCGCGGGACAAACGGCCGTCATCGCGGGCCTGGGACCCATCGGCACGGAAGTCGCGCGCCTGCTGAAGGCGGTCGGCCTGCGGGTCGTCGGGATCCGCCGCGCCGCACAGCCGCATCTGCATTGCGACGAGACCGCGGCGTACGGAGATCTCGCGAAGTACCTGCCGAAGACGGACTGGCTCGTGCTCGCCTGCCCGCTCACCGAGCTCACGCGCGGGCTCGTCGATGCGGCCGCGATTGCGAGCTTGCCGAAGGGTGCTTGCATCGTGAACGTCGCGCGTGGCGAAGTGATCTCCGAGCAGGCCATGATCGAAGCACTGCGCGACGGGCACCTGGGCGGGGCCTGGCTCGATGTCTTCGAGTACGAGCCGCTCGATCCCGCCTCGCCGCTCTGGGACTTGCCACGCGTGATGATCTCGCCGCACTCTTCCGGCGCGGCCGACGGAAACTATGCCCGCGCCGGCGCGGTGTTCCTCGACAACCTGGCGCGCTGGCGAGAAGGCCGGCCGCTCGCCAACGAGGCGTCGCGCCTCGAGGCCTCGTGA
- a CDS encoding LysR substrate-binding domain-containing protein, translating to MADIRQLRYFVRIVEAGSFLAASRAIHIAQPALSQQLANLEAELGVILLRRSSRGVTPTEPGRALYDHARFLLRQFDQLGEIVRRPPGEVRGSVSLGVAPTTVAALGLDFLKHLRTRFPGVVLTVVEGLSGHVAELARLGQLDLAILFGPVEGMIAEPLLDEELFVIAHRTSKLVPARRKRMSLAEAAALPMILPTGTHGLRRRIALELERAGLRANLVAEIDSLPLLMASVREDLAATIQPWAATRVAGSRPDDWRVIPVTDATLRRRNYLGALPGDRLSPAAAAVRDELREVVVKLVRRNAWCGVTLADLLEQAA from the coding sequence ATGGCCGACATCCGCCAGCTCCGGTATTTCGTGCGCATCGTCGAGGCGGGAAGCTTCCTCGCCGCTTCGCGCGCGATCCACATCGCGCAGCCGGCGCTCAGCCAGCAGCTCGCGAATCTCGAGGCGGAGCTGGGCGTGATCCTGCTTCGCCGCTCTTCGCGCGGCGTCACCCCCACCGAGCCCGGCCGCGCGCTCTACGACCACGCCCGCTTCCTGCTCCGGCAATTCGACCAGCTCGGCGAGATCGTGCGCCGCCCGCCGGGCGAAGTGCGCGGCTCCGTATCGCTGGGCGTCGCGCCCACCACGGTCGCGGCGCTGGGGCTCGATTTCCTGAAGCACCTGCGCACGCGCTTCCCGGGCGTGGTGCTCACCGTGGTCGAGGGCCTGAGCGGGCACGTGGCCGAGCTCGCGCGGCTCGGGCAGCTCGACCTCGCGATCCTCTTCGGCCCGGTGGAGGGCATGATCGCCGAGCCGCTGCTCGACGAGGAGCTCTTCGTGATCGCGCACCGCACGAGCAAGCTGGTTCCGGCGCGGCGCAAACGCATGAGCCTCGCCGAGGCCGCTGCGCTCCCGATGATCCTGCCCACCGGCACGCACGGCCTGCGCCGCCGCATCGCGCTCGAGCTCGAGCGCGCGGGCCTGCGCGCGAACCTCGTGGCCGAGATCGATTCGCTCCCGCTCCTGATGGCCTCGGTGCGCGAAGACCTCGCCGCGACGATCCAGCCATGGGCCGCCACGCGCGTCGCCGGCAGCCGTCCCGACGACTGGCGCGTCATTCCAGTCACGGACGCAACGCTGCGCCGCCGGAACTACCTGGGTGCGCTGCCCGGAGACCGACTCTCACCCGCGGCCGCGGCCGTGCGCGACGAGTTGCGCGAAGTGGTCGTGAAGCTTGTGCGCCGCAACGCCTGGTGTGGCGTGACGCTGGCCGACCTGCTCGAGCAGGCCGCCTAG
- the tcuA gene encoding FAD-dependent tricarballylate dehydrogenase TcuA — MDPVDVLVVGGGNAALCAALTAREAGASVLLAECAPEPLRGGNSVHTRNLRCMHAAPEDVLTEAYLEDEYWDDLRRVTAGITDEALARLAIRESGTVRPWMARHGVRFQPSLGGTLHLSRTNAFFLGGGKALVNAYFRSAKALGIEVRYGARVTRLAIRDGHFESATIEHAGRTETVRAKCIVLASGGFESNLEWLREVWGPPADNFRVRGTAFNQGEVLKRVLESGATQVGDPSQGHMVAVDARSPKYDGGIVTRLDCVSLGLVVNREGKRFHDEGEDFWPKRYAIWGRLVAKQPGQVAYAIIDAKAIGRFMPPVFPGERAATLGELAAKLGLYPAELEATVAEFNAAVRPGTFDHAVLDDCRTEGLVPPKTHWARALDTPPYTGYPLCPGLTFTYLGVKVNDRAQVRFGDAWSPNVFAAGEIMAGNILGQGYLAGFGMTIGTVFGRIAGREAARAVAH; from the coding sequence ATGGATCCCGTGGATGTCCTGGTCGTCGGCGGTGGCAACGCCGCGCTGTGCGCTGCGCTCACTGCCCGCGAAGCCGGTGCCAGCGTGCTGCTGGCCGAGTGCGCCCCGGAGCCCCTGCGCGGCGGCAACAGCGTCCACACGCGAAATCTCCGCTGCATGCACGCCGCACCCGAGGACGTCCTCACCGAGGCGTATCTCGAAGACGAATACTGGGACGACCTGCGGCGCGTCACCGCGGGCATCACCGACGAGGCGCTCGCGCGCCTCGCGATCCGCGAATCGGGCACGGTGCGCCCGTGGATGGCGCGCCATGGCGTGCGCTTCCAGCCATCGCTGGGCGGCACGCTTCACCTCTCGCGCACCAACGCGTTCTTCCTCGGCGGCGGCAAGGCGCTCGTGAACGCGTACTTTCGCAGCGCGAAGGCGCTGGGCATCGAGGTGCGCTACGGCGCGCGCGTGACCAGGCTCGCGATCCGCGACGGCCATTTCGAATCGGCGACGATCGAGCACGCGGGTCGCACGGAGACGGTTCGTGCGAAGTGCATCGTGCTCGCCTCCGGCGGCTTCGAATCGAACCTCGAATGGCTGCGCGAAGTCTGGGGCCCGCCCGCGGACAACTTTCGCGTGCGCGGCACGGCCTTCAACCAGGGCGAGGTGTTGAAGCGCGTACTCGAAAGCGGCGCCACGCAGGTCGGCGATCCGTCGCAGGGCCACATGGTCGCGGTGGATGCGCGCTCGCCCAAGTACGACGGCGGCATCGTCACGCGCCTCGACTGCGTGTCGCTGGGCCTCGTGGTCAATCGCGAGGGCAAGCGCTTCCACGACGAAGGCGAGGACTTCTGGCCGAAGCGCTATGCGATCTGGGGGCGGCTCGTCGCGAAGCAGCCCGGGCAGGTGGCCTACGCGATCATCGATGCGAAGGCGATTGGCCGCTTCATGCCGCCCGTCTTTCCCGGCGAGCGCGCGGCCACACTGGGCGAGCTTGCGGCGAAGCTCGGTCTCTATCCGGCCGAGCTTGAAGCGACGGTCGCCGAATTCAACGCGGCGGTTCGCCCCGGCACGTTCGACCACGCGGTGCTCGACGACTGCCGCACCGAAGGCCTCGTGCCACCGAAGACGCACTGGGCGCGTGCGCTCGATACGCCGCCCTACACGGGCTACCCGCTTTGCCCGGGGCTCACGTTCACCTATCTCGGGGTCAAGGTGAACGACCGCGCGCAGGTTCGCTTTGGCGATGCGTGGAGTCCCAACGTGTTCGCGGCCGGCGAGATCATGGCGGGCAACATCCTCGGGCAGGGGTACCTCGCCGGCTTCGGCATGACGATCGGCACGGTTTTCGGACGCATCGCCGGAAGGGAGGCCGCGCGTGCAGTCGCTCATTGA
- a CDS encoding class II aldolase/adducin family protein, with amino-acid sequence MTNIAHLPLRSMKDQCTPEEWKARVDLAACYRLLALYEMSDMIANHVSMRVPGQDGAFLINAYGMLYEEITASSLLKVDYDGNILVKPDFGDLNYGVNKAGYVIHSAVHRARHDIDCVIHTHTWAGMAISALECGLLPITQTAMRFLKIGYHDYQGVVLDAREQESLLRDMGNSEACVLRNHGVLIVGKSVGEAFNWCHRFELAARAQLAAQATGQKITEVPKDVLEETWKNYQPGTRRPYGVMEWPALLRKLDRIDPSYRD; translated from the coding sequence ATGACAAACATCGCCCACCTGCCGCTGCGCTCGATGAAGGACCAATGCACGCCCGAGGAGTGGAAGGCGCGCGTCGACCTCGCCGCGTGCTATCGCCTGCTCGCGCTCTACGAGATGTCGGACATGATCGCCAACCACGTTTCGATGCGCGTGCCCGGGCAGGACGGGGCCTTCCTCATCAACGCCTACGGAATGCTCTACGAGGAGATCACGGCATCGAGCCTCCTCAAGGTGGACTACGACGGGAACATCCTCGTGAAACCCGATTTCGGCGACCTCAACTACGGGGTCAACAAGGCGGGCTACGTGATCCACAGCGCCGTGCACCGCGCGCGGCACGACATCGATTGCGTGATCCACACGCACACGTGGGCGGGCATGGCGATTTCCGCGCTCGAGTGCGGACTGTTGCCGATCACGCAGACGGCAATGCGTTTCCTGAAGATCGGCTATCACGATTACCAGGGCGTGGTGCTCGATGCGCGCGAGCAGGAGTCGCTGCTGCGCGACATGGGCAACTCGGAGGCGTGCGTGCTGCGCAATCACGGCGTGCTGATCGTGGGGAAATCCGTGGGCGAAGCGTTCAACTGGTGCCATCGCTTCGAGCTTGCCGCGCGCGCGCAGCTTGCCGCGCAGGCCACGGGCCAGAAGATCACGGAAGTGCCGAAAGATGTGCTCGAGGAAACCTGGAAGAACTACCAGCCCGGCACGCGGCGCCCGTACGGTGTGATGGAGTGGCCCGCGCTGCTCCGCAAGCTCGACCGCATCGACCCGAGCTACCGCGACTGA
- a CDS encoding Bug family tripartite tricarboxylate transporter substrate binding protein, with product MIRSHAFRATLALAASLAVVPALAQSTYPNKPVKIIVAFTAGGTTDIMARTVAQRLSDRFKQPFVIENKPGAGGNIGTELAVRAPADGYTLIVNSVGPMAVNPALYKGLTYNPLTDLVPVAQISDVPNVLVVHPSTGVKSMEEFVAYAKKNPGALNYASTGIGTSSHLSGYMLASRAGFEATHIPYKGAEALKDLLTGRVQFMFATIPSVIAHIKAGNLTAIAVSSVKRSRSMPEVPTVAERGFPGFEAGSWFGIFAPKGTPREAIDALNKAVNEIIQEKVVEARMVEEGADPMAGSPERFGAFVKSEYEKWRVVVQQSGAKVD from the coding sequence ATGATCCGTTCGCACGCCTTCCGCGCCACGCTGGCACTCGCCGCGTCGCTCGCCGTCGTCCCGGCCCTCGCGCAGTCGACCTACCCCAACAAGCCCGTGAAGATCATCGTGGCCTTCACCGCGGGAGGAACCACGGACATCATGGCGCGCACCGTTGCCCAGCGCCTCTCGGACCGCTTCAAGCAACCCTTCGTGATCGAGAACAAGCCCGGCGCGGGCGGCAACATCGGTACCGAGCTCGCCGTGCGCGCCCCCGCCGACGGCTACACGCTCATCGTGAATTCCGTGGGCCCGATGGCCGTGAACCCGGCCCTCTACAAGGGCCTCACGTACAACCCGCTCACCGACCTCGTGCCGGTCGCGCAGATCTCCGACGTCCCCAACGTGCTCGTCGTGCATCCGTCCACCGGCGTGAAGTCCATGGAGGAGTTCGTCGCCTACGCGAAGAAGAACCCGGGCGCCCTCAACTACGCCTCGACCGGCATCGGCACGTCCTCGCACCTTTCGGGCTACATGCTCGCGTCCCGCGCGGGCTTCGAGGCCACGCACATCCCCTACAAGGGCGCGGAGGCACTGAAGGACCTGCTCACGGGCCGCGTGCAGTTCATGTTCGCGACGATTCCCTCGGTGATCGCGCACATCAAGGCCGGCAACCTCACGGCCATTGCCGTCAGCAGCGTGAAGCGTTCGCGCTCCATGCCCGAGGTCCCCACGGTCGCCGAACGCGGCTTTCCGGGGTTCGAGGCGGGCTCCTGGTTCGGGATCTTTGCCCCCAAGGGCACGCCGCGCGAGGCGATCGACGCGCTCAACAAGGCCGTGAACGAGATCATCCAGGAGAAGGTCGTGGAGGCCCGGATGGTCGAGGAAGGGGCCGATCCCATGGCCGGCAGCCCGGAACGCTTCGGCGCGTTCGTGAAGTCCGAGTACGAGAAGTGGCGAGTCGTTGTCCAGCAATCCGGGGCCAAGGTCGACTGA